The DNA sequence gaagacaagattaaatcatttcttcttcttcctactctcgacaaacagaatggcgagtctgatgattcgctcttgctggcggagagcttccagcctttcctcctccaatcgctccagatggcgatggtagtccatatagaagaacaggaggtgtgtcagtacctcctgtgggacagagtcccatatctcctcaggaatggctgtgacatgccattcctgctgccaatcggcacagcttagctccatattgaagttttggtagttcaaaaacatgttgtatctgaccattgtgtttttgaaagaagaagtatgaagataagtgtgtgagaagaatttgatggaaagactgatgtgaagtggctgcttatataggcaagagaatgccaggagacgcaaagaaattgaatgctgacaggtagaattaattctacctcatctccctagactttgaaaaagaataacattcattggaaagaggaaacatggtttaaagcgcacaagaaacaagtaaaattggattgttcaggtacaaataccattaaccctaaccatagtgactattaatcttccacttcaatatattcaattattaactgagactgttatcaaattttattcacagataagtcaagtaaaacattagactgtaatatcagaacttagacttatatcagaacttaacagtcatcagaacataatttcttaactcgaaaaaggaatgcccatcttagtaaatcctcatacaagttctgagttatagacttcagaacttaatcattagaacgtgtaactagaacttgtcctcagaatttgtgcaaagtgacacagtgactgtttatctaaaataacatagaccaccacagtaattttcatcattcatatggagtgattagtgtgtgcattaagctaaataacagacaaagagtaaagtctgagtcacttcagtacatcttagaaataaggcataactaaaattttgctaaagagctgtcattgtcctgaaacctactgatgaatgagttcatgcttgagtccacctcaactgttttatgctaattttatgcatcttttgaaattctattttacagtggcttctcagtgtaagtgagtcacgactgtttatcagaatttatgctattatcagagtatttctccagtaattatagagtgtgaaaagtcaccaagaaaatattttgcttttctaatgcatatttacttaataccagcaatgcacttgggtcgtcccttccatatttttactctagatctcaaaggagtacctaattttattctttgatctttttgcttttcttttgataagtgaggtttatcagcacttagtacattcagcagttttactagtatcagaacttaacagatgagtagcattattctaatttgtgacttagtaataagatatacaaagtaaacttaactaagctcaattatcagaatttgctagtgtcataagatttccactgaaataattacttcttacatggaatcatttgtttattgaagactactaggtcagtatctagcacagttatcctcataggattaaataggtacttgaacagacatatcacttatcagagtttagaaacatatatcagacaacagtcagtacttaaagacatttatcaattaagcacagaatacacaatgagattaattctgtaaatactgagcataaagtctgataacacagaacaagactaagcagatttagagaaagaacctgaaaccattccaagttcatttaccaatcttgtaaaagtagcttcacacaatggttttttgaagatatctgctagttgttgatctgtgggaacaaaatgcaattccactgtaccttcatccacatgttccctgatgaagtggtacctgatgctgatgtgctttgtcatagagtgttgaactggattacctgtcatagcaatagcactttgattatcacagtaaatagggattttgaaatatgttaacccataatccagtaactgattcttcatccaaagaatctgtgcacaacagcttcctgcagcaatatactctgcttctgcagttgatgtggaaattgacttttgtttcttgctgtaccaagaaactaatctgcctccaagacattgacagcttccacttgtgcttttcctgtcaattttgcaacctacaaaatctgcatctgagtaacctattagtttaaaatctgattctctaggataccataatcccagagcagctgttcctttaagatacttaaagattctttttacagctgttaagtgaggttctcttggatctgcttgaaatcttgcacaaagataggtagcatacatgatatcaggtctactagcagttagatagagtagagagccaatcatacctctgtagtcagtaatatctactgatttaccggtatccttatccagttttgttgcagtgtccattggagtggatgcacttgaacaatcttgcattccaaatttcttcagcaagtttctggtgtacttggtttgacaaataaaagtgccttcctcattctgcttgacttgaaggcccagaaaatagctaagttcccccatcatactcatctgatatcttgactgcattagtttggcaaacgttttgcaaagtttgtcatttgtagatccaaaaatgatatcatcaacataaatctggaccagaagtaagtcctttccatggttgaggtagaacagtgttttgtctattgtccctctattgaatccattttccagaagaaactgagctaaagtctcataccatgctctaggagcttgcttaagtccataaagtgctttatcaagcctgtagacataatctggatgtttggtatctacaaaacctggaggttgttcaatatatacctcctcctccaattctccattgagaaaagcatttttcacatccatttgaaagacagtaaactttttgtgagcagcataagccaagaatatccttatggcttctaacctagcaactggtgctaatgtttcatcataatcaattccctcctgttgagaatatccttttgcaaccagccttgccttattccttgtaattatgccatcactgtcagttttgtttctgaatacccactttgtaccaacaacagatctattctttggtcttggcactagggtccagactttgtttctttcaaattcattcaactctttctgtattgcttgcacccaatcagcatcttgaagagcttattccactttctttggctcagtctgagagagaaaagaattgtaaagacattcatttgaagtacctgttctagttctgacacctgcatcaggatttccaattatcaaatcaggtgtatgtgattttgtccacttccttgcagatggaaggttttctctagaactggatgctcccccatgatccatgatatcttcattttcattttctgatgctccccctgaaactatgctctttgagttggagtcttcagtatttaaattttcagcactatcagaatttggcttatcagaacttgacgaatcataatttgaagagccagatgtatgttctgatgtttcttgagttgtggtaggatcttgagtatgctccccctgcatcggtgcatcttcccttggcgtagccaccacagtttcaataacatcagagtttagtccatcagagtttacagtatcaggacttagactttcaggattttcagtatcataatttgagtcttcattttcaaatctcagctgatcatggtcaatgaaatcttcaagaccagtaatcttcttgtcatcaaaagagacattgatagattccatgactacttttgttctcaaattatagactctgaatgcttttgtggaaagttgatatccaacaaagattccttcatcagcttttagatcaaactttgatagctgttcagtatgagtcttgagaacaaaacacttgcatccaaatatatgaaagtatttcagatttggcttctttttcttcaccatctcatatggtgtttttccatgcttgttaatgagtgttgcattttgagtaaaacaagcagtctgcacagcttcagcccagaaataggttggaagctttgcttcttcaagcattgtacgtgcagcttcaatgagagttctattcttcctttcaacaactccattttgctgtggagttccaggagcagaaaattcctgctttattccatggcttttgcagaactcttccattatcaaatttttgaactcagtgccattatcactccttaaaactttcatataatctttgaccattttatccagatgtttgacatgatcaatcaagattgatgcagtttcacttttttgtatgcaagaaatacacccatgtgtatctggtgaactcatccactatgaccaacgcatacttcttctttgcaatagacatgacatttactggaccaaatagatcaacatgtagtagatgataaggctcaagaattgatgattcagtcttgctcttgaatgaagattttctttgtttagctttctgacatgaatcacaaagaccatcaggagcaaatactgtgtttggcaatcctctcacaagatctttcttgaccagttcatttatattgttgaaatttaaatgagagagtttcttatgccaattccagctttcttcaattgatgctctactcatcagacagattgcagaaccatcagtacttgttgaaagcttagcttcataaatgttaccacacctgtatcctttcagaacaactttgcctttagatttactcacaatttcacagtgttcttcaaagaaatcaacatgataacctctgtcacagatttgacttatactccgtaggttgtgtttaagtcctgagaccagagctacttgtttaattatgacatttccaagattgatattgccatatcccaatgttttttcaatgttgccatctccataagaaacacttgggccagctttctccacaaagtctgatagcagtgccttatttccagtcatatatcctgaacatccactgtccagaactagaatatttttcctgttgccctgcaatcacaaagaccactaattattagttttaaggacccagacttgcttggatcctttggccttattaagtttgttaacatttgcagcggatttagcatcagagtttatgttaacatttttcttatcagaacttacactatcagactttgaatcagaatttacactagaaggaacaatggaaactttcttcaaagaaggttttatttgataataatcatagtacaagctatgatcttccttacaagtataaatggaatgtcataaactaccacaatgaaaacaaggattttgtggtttgtatctaacagactgactcttaactcctgactttgaaagtaaggagttaatattcttattcttcctgcaaaaagaagccagatggttagaacttccacagttatgacatgttttcctagaagcatcaggaacaggtttataattattgcttttattcacaccttcctttccattcctatttttcctaggtgattttaccttgtttgcattcttaacatctttcagcttatgcttaagctgcttctttgtcattaagcctatgttcacttcagctgtcttttcctgttttagtctgtcagaagttaatttctttgtaacttctgatttttcattttcagactttacagttacaaacttaacaggttttaactttggcttttgcttatcaacagacttaatttcttcagttcctttatcattcttatcttctccataacctaagccctctttccagtttccactacttagcaaattttgagttgttttgccagagttagtccaagtcctgataatctctctttccttttctaactcagtttttagagattcatttatttttagcacttcattcctaacataaaaagcatcatctctatccttctgagtttgatggaacatgactaactctttttctaagaaatcatttcttttcttaaatgcaagattttcagaagttaatctttcacatgttaaagtttgatctctataactaataaacatggttttaagatatcttctcaactcattaatatcatcagtatgaaaagcataagtagtctgaggtacctttgtttcagcagcttcagaactgctctcagcactttctttatcagcatttgccatcaatgcatagttttcctcactttcagagtctgaggtgtctgtccagcttttctgctttgtgacaagagccttgcctttgtcaccctttaccttcttgcaatcaggagatatgtggcctttctcaccacagttataacatttaacattggtgtaatctcctctgtcagactttcctcctctgccttcagatcttctgaaattcttcttatcagaacttatgcctttcctggaaaacttctttcccttcctgaacttcctgtatgcaatctttgtgattcctttcaccataagagcacacagcttcatcatctcctcatcagcatcagtctcaggcaagctttcagaatctgagtcatcatcactctcagaacttgatgactcagtatcagactttatgaaaagagctttacccttgtctttctttgaggaagctgctttggggaattcttcttcagccttaagagcaactgtccttgactttcctcctttcctcttacttctttgttccatctccagctcatgagtcttgagcattccatagatttcgtcaagagttgtttcatcaagattgtagttgtctcttcttgtcgttgccttcaaatcccagcattcaggaagagctaataggaacttaaggtttgaatcttcaagataatactctttatcaaccaatgacaaatcattcaaaagtttgacaaatctatcatataaatcattcaatgactcattagtctttgagtcaaagtgttcatactcttgagtgagtattgtcttcctgttcttcttaattgtgtcagttccctgacaccttgtttccagagcatcccatatctccttagcaatcttgcagttgattaccctgtttgacattacattatcaatggcactatgcagtaagtgtcgtaccttagcatccttagcaattgatgctatgtcttcagcagtataatcactcttctcctttggtacggtctttgctgcttcacctgcaactgcaacagcgagcttggttggtttgtgagggcctcccttgattctatcaaggtattctggatctgttgcttccaggaacatggtcatccttaccttccatatgggatattcagatggtctcggtatgggaactctgatggtctcataccgactctgaatttgtgtctttggtggttcctcagttttggtaggcttagttgaagtttctgtgtccgacatgattgtgtttggatctttaactgtatgtatgttaacagataggctctgataccaattgttaggtcacacacacactgtagagggggtgaatacagtgtatagtacactcaaatcgaactttaagaacttaagtaacagaaaacaaactttattgaaacaataaactctgttacagtatggagctgttacctctcaatgatgaacaaatatcacgagagctgctagggttacaatgaataatcttctctaataataacacatatagtgtaaaccctatgtctgtgtttatatactacacagttacaagataatcgctaattgatatggaatataattctgcttcctaaaatatatcaatcagatatcttttcttccaagtattccattctttacagaattccttcttcatgcatatctcttcttatgtttatcttgatcttctttcttttaatcagctactgtccttatctgatcgtccttcagcacttaagttctgatatctatcttctgatgattatctcctgataacataagtactgatatccttaagtcctgacttccagtataagtactgatcaacagttaagtactgatttatcctgttcaagtaagatctgaaagctaaacataaaacatattagccatgatattatcaaatatatctaacaaaatgacttgttgactattTATGTCTAACAAGTGAGCCAAgtctagagatgcacaaaaaacCTGGGCTCGAAAATCTGGCCTGACCCGATTCGGTCAAAGGCCAGTCAAGTCCGGCTCGGTCAAACCCGACCCGGGCTTAGggcctcgacgggccctatatttttaggcaaaacCCGGCCCGGCCCGACCCGTTTAAAAGCCCGGACTTCGGCCCGGCCCGGTCTTTGGCCCGGCCcgattaaaagcccgaaaaaACCCGGTTAcaatctgattattctaatatattttcatatatatttatgaatttacatttactataaatataaataatactttaaacacatatatattttcatattcgtgattaataatattatttatatactttatTGCAGGGTTAATGAAAGAAAATATAGTAAGTACACgatatatatatttggataacaTGGATAAAACATCTTATtcaataaacatgtttatttttttccaaacttaaatattttcaacgaGCCCAAAAAATCCGGTCAGGTTAAAGTCCGAGCTTTTTAACGCTCGGTCAAAACCCGGCCCGGTTGGCCTTTTATGTATCTCTAGCCAAGTCACATCACGTCATGTCAATTGACACGACACACGTAATTTTTTTTTTGTCAATTAGTTAAAATTACGAGAAATTTACAGAAAAGCGATTGGATTAAATTCGAGCGTCTGTATGCAAACTTAATTTTTGAATACTGATCACTTATGTACAATGACGACCAATTAATCCATCGATAAAAACACTGAAGTGAACAATGATCTCATGATTTTCATGTTTTAACTTTTAATATGAAGAGAATGACAAACATGACTGATCATCCACAATTTTTGCATTTCTGTTGATTGTATATTAAGTGGTTAATTACATAATTTATAGTCTTCCTTTTTATAAATCCACATTCTTGTTATCTAATTTAGAGCTTTTGTCTTTCTAAACTTAATAAATAAAAAAGATGGGATAAAGCCATTTTGTGGAGAGAATGTCAATAATCAAGAATATAGTGGTTTACTTTTTGACCTTAATGGCTTACATGTTACCAGGAACACTAAATAAGACACTGAACTTCACATAACACGGCATGTTAATGCACTGTAATTTCTGGCTATTCACCTATATACTCATTACCTTCCTGCGCACACAGAATATTACACACTCAAGTCACAGAAAATATTGCACCCTCAAGTCTCGAAATCGCATTTCGAGAAGCCAAAAATTCATATCACAATAAAATCTAGCAACACCCCGAAAATGGGTTCTGGTTCATCACAAACACAAAGTTGTTCACATCAAAACCAAATAAACACTACTCTGTACTAGCCTGCAACAAATTCTAGAGACTGAACTGCACTACACATACAAATGTAAAACTTCGAATCTTaccaaaaataaagaaaactggTTGATCAGTAAGCACACACTTGAAGACTTTCAAAACAAAAGCATTTATATATATACAGAAACATTCAACAAATCTGTAACCTTCCTCTGTCTTTTTGTCACTCTTTAAAAAAATGACTACTAGTATCAAGTTGTTCATATTATTCTCAATTTCTATCTCTTTGTCACATTTTGGCATTGATGAGGCCATGGCTGGACGGCTTCTTCTGAATGCACCATTCCATCTTCCTTCAATCCCCAACTTACCATTTCCCTCCTTCCCCGGGATTCCAGGTATATTTAATTCTTCGTTATATTTATAACTGGTTCCACAGATGAGCATTCATACCACATAAGGGTAATGACACTTCTTGGTCCTCACACTTCTTAGTGTCATGCACTACGACACTTGAAGTTATGAACCCAGCATTTTCTTTGTTTAATATTGTCAATGTCCTGCGATGAGGTCTATACTCTAAGCCTTTCCTGTAAATATCAGCAGATTAATGCCATCGCAAGAAGTTGCCAACTTGGGAGGATAAACATATTAATTCTGAACTATATGGACCAAAGTTTAACATGTTATGGACTCCGACGAAGTGTTATATTAATAAATCTTCTAATTCTAATTTTCTGCATAATATGTATTATATTAAAAAGAAATAAAAGTtacttttaattttaattttgccCTTGAAATATAAGCTTGTGGGCAATGTACTTCTAGATTATTACTTTTTTGACATAAAAGCTTACCGTCTACCACTTGCATGTCATCCCCAGTCCATACTGTTTGTGCGCATATGTGTGAGTGTTACTTAAGGCTCTTAATTCTTGAGGTATTTAAGAAGAAACATGAGAATCGCATGAAAACAGTGTCTGCAAGAGAAATTTCTTTTTGTTAGTGTCCATAATTAATCTGAGCTGTTATCTGTATTCGATTTATAATAACCGAGAGAAAGCAGCTCACAAGTTATACATAAATTTTGGATTATGACTACAACTAAATTACTTACAACAAACAATTAAAAGCACATCAGTGTTTCCTGATGATTCATAAACAATGCAGCGCTTTATTATGTAGCCTGGGACTTCAACATAAAGGACTGGCCTTCTGGGAAAACCTTTCACGCAGGTGACATAATTGGTAAGCCAGCAATGATCtgttaaattataattttatcaTTGTTTTAGATCGACAAGATCTGGAAACAAGTTTCATTTAATATCTTCATCTTAATTTATAACACTTTTGCACTTGATTATTGATTTTGATATGCAGTATTTAACTACAATAGAAATCTGCATAATGTGGTCACAATAAATGAGACCAGATATGAAGAGTACCTGAACTGTGTTGTATCAGACAAGGCAAAAGTTCTTAGCACCGGAAATGATGCAATAATCCTACAAAATGGAGTAAACTACTTCATTTGTGGCACGATGGGTCACTGCACTGCTGGAATGCAGATAGCTATCGTTACCACCTAACTATTTATTAATCAATAGCACATTGTTTTCATCCAAGGTGATCTCAATTGTAATTATCAGAACAATATGtttgataaaaataaaatatctgcAATTAGTTTAATTCCTTCAAACCTCAATCATCTTGTATGTGCATGTCTTAACATTTGTCCGCGACAATAAAAGAAATTTTGTTCTAAAACAGACCACAAGGCAAGAAGTTCTCACATTGTACTTTTTGTCAATAATTTACATCTTATCTGGCAAGAATTTCTCACACAAGGCAAAGAAAAATGAATCATGTACCTCTTTGTTGAGTAGGCCCTCAAACATGGATGCTGGTAGATGCGGGGAACTAAAGGGGAAAGGTCTACAACAACCGTTTGTTGTAGACCAGTTCATAACAAACACATTCTGAGTTATTGGATGGGAATTGGGTGGCTGGGATTAGGGGCGGACCGCGGAAAATTTCCGCGGTTGGATGAGACGGGCCGCTGAAATTTTCCGCGGTTGGGGGTGTTGCTCCCTTATCCCCAGCAACCCAACACCCTCCCCACCACACAAACCAACAAAAAATCCCCAACAAAATTGTACTTGGAGAGTGATCAATTTAGGCGAATTTTGGGCATTTTCATCAAGAAATTCAAGTAGTTTTGTCAATTCAAGGTATATTTCTTGTCTTAAATTTTACATTTTCATGGCGGATTAATTATTTGCTCGTATGTTTCGTCATAAACGtcaaaatgaaaaaaaaagaGTCTATTGATCATAGCTTATATCTTGATGATTTAAATACTAGTGAAGAACCTAAAACCCCTGTATATGTTGAAGATGATGATTTTGTAGATAGAAATGAggaatttattaatttagatgaTGATTTGGTTGATGTTGAAGATGAAAATGAGGTTGAAAACGAGGTTGAAAATGATAGTGATAATGTTGAGGGTGAGGAggaagatgaagatgataatgtagAGGATGCAAATTTGTATGAAAATGTTGATGGGGGGAGTTCCATATTTGAATCAAATTTTTCAAAGTGTGGATGAGGCCGGTCATTTTTTTAGGGCTTATGCTTTACGAAATGGATTTGCTATTAAAATTCAAGCTAGCCATCGTAATAAAGACAACGAGATATATGGTCGTTTATATGTTTGTAGGCTTTATGGAAAAAGTGTCATCGCCGAGAGTAGTCAAAATAAACGGCGTAGAGAGGTTCTTCCTAAAAGCGAGTGCAAGGTGAGGATGTAtgtcaattatcaaaagaaaaaacgTCACTTGGAGGTAACTAGCCTTGAATTGGTACACAACCACGGTCTTGTTTCCCCTAGTAAGATGAATTTGGTACAACGAGAAAGACATGTCAACACCGCGACCCGTAGTTTGATTAAAACGCTTTATGGTTCGGGGGTTCGTAATTATCAAGTGATGAATGTGATTGGTAACATTCATGGAGGTAATGACAAAGTTGGTTTCAATGTTCAACATGTTAGGAATGTGTTAAGAGACGAGAGGAAGAAAAGGTTTGAGATTAGTGACGCCCAAGCGGGGTTGGACTTGTTGCATAGGTTGAATAAAGAAAGTggttctaaatattttattaggaCCGAAGTCGATGAAGAGAATCGCTTGAAGTGTCTAGTATGGATTGATCCGAGATGTATAATGGCTTACCAAAATTTTGGCGATGTTATGGCTTTTGATACCACTTATCGGACAAATAGGTATGCAATGCCATTTGTCCCATTTACCGGAGTCAATCATCATTATCAATCGGTAATTTTCGGGTTTGCATTGATGCGGGATGAACACGCGTCGACTTTTGAGTGGATTCTTCGTACTTGGCTTGAAGGTGTGGGGAATAATCCTCCATTGACTATAATCACGGATCAAGATCAAGCCATGGCAAGCGCTATTGCGGTTGTACTCCCGAATACTATCCATTTATTGTGTTCTTGGCACATTAGTCAAAAATTCCC is a window from the Apium graveolens cultivar Ventura chromosome 1, ASM990537v1, whole genome shotgun sequence genome containing:
- the LOC141720647 gene encoding basic blue protein-like; protein product: MTTSIKLFILFSISISLSHFGIDEAMAGRLLLNAPFHLPSIPNLPFPSFPGIPALYYVAWDFNIKDWPSGKTFHAGDIIVFNYNRNLHNVVTINETRYEEYLNCVVSDKAKVLSTGNDAIILQNGVNYFICGTMGHCTAGMQIAIVTT
- the LOC141705899 gene encoding protein FAR1-RELATED SEQUENCE 5-like; protein product: MKKKESIDHSLYLDDLNTSEEPKTPVYVEDDDFVDRNEEFINLDDDLVDVEDENEVENEVENDSDNVEGEEEDEDDNVEDANLAYALRNGFAIKIQASHRNKDNEIYGRLYVCRLYGKSVIAESSQNKRRREVLPKSECKVRMYVNYQKKKRHLEVTSLELVHNHGLVSPSKMNLVQRERHVNTATRSLIKTLYGSGVRNYQVMNVIGNIHGGNDKVGFNVQHVRNVLRDERKKRFEISDAQAGLDLLHRLNKESGSKYFIRTEVDEENRLKCLVWIDPRCIMAYQNFGDVMAFDTTYRTNRYAMPFVPFTGVNHHYQSVIFGFALMRDEHASTFEWILRTWLEGVGNNPPLTIITDQDQAMASAIAVVLPNTIHLLCSWHISQKFPKKLAHYYSAFPEFKTDFNNCIYKSLTECVFEARWVSFVEKYHLQDHKWLNGLYELKHKWIPAYTRNKFSAFQNSTSRSEGMNSFFDKYVSSATGLKEFIENAQKALARQLMREKEEDYKFQDELVESSKYFVEKDRRASEEGEGMGDVYTYYSCYRPMSEPTRRNIYFVAFEKASSLGMCTCRMLEHSGLPCRHLLAVFTKKWVSEIPPYYINRRWTMHANRVNGVLPYNLDVGQSHEMTSTDRFNSMTILTMSFCQSCIASKERYDYAVGVMNREIPILERMSVDGIKSYESNSQAPNASAHEETILDPIMSQIKGRKKDIRFKSPIESISKKEKPPRRCTYCQMEGHDKRKCASRLEDLKNVQESQYN